One segment of Panicum virgatum strain AP13 chromosome 3K, P.virgatum_v5, whole genome shotgun sequence DNA contains the following:
- the LOC120700186 gene encoding vegetative cell wall protein gp1-like has protein sequence MNRRRGAAREFEDFDPAVEWKLAGEDQDVVEISLPGFRKDQVRVQVDNHGVLRATGERPARGGRWARFKKDLRLPDNCDADGVRARFEGEKLVITLPIVAAPRAAPSPTPSPLEPETPPPPPKPRPSPPLPPPPRPPPVAPPRAPDYERPPLQAPWQPPPRPTHPPSYTEPAPPIPTRPPPPPPPLPSYSTPPLPLRPPSPPPRRPPSPPPAPPPPPPKYEQPPIRRPSPPPAPPRQTYSDKPPRQPPSPPPLPPSPRLPPHYKLPPAQAPRPSPPPAPPRPPIIAEPPPPPKAPQPSIYSYLPPPQQPPLPAPAKPAIDERTKTAPAEPKPSPLPHGTPAAVPGQMEPALPDITIAVSLPSPASPPTRQDVTSPAAPPPRLPEEKKSNKRKGTEEAGGPSGKSQARAVGDAPVTTMVPQPEPARQLLVNAVAAAAVLVGIIWTAWRNLSS, from the coding sequence ATgaaccggcggcggggcgccgccCGGGAGTTCGAAGACTTCGACCCGGCCGTGGAGTGGAAGCTGGCCGGGGAGGACCAGGACGTGGTGGAGATCTCGCTGCCGGGGTTCCGCAAGGACCAGGTGAGGGTGCAGGTGGACAACCACGGCGTGCTCCGCGCCACCGGGGAGCGCCCGGCGAGGGGCGGCCGGTGGGCGCGGTTCAAGAAGGACCTCCGCCTCCCCGACAACTGCGACGCCGACGGCGTCCGCGCCAGGTTCGAGGGCGAGAAGCTCGTCATCACGCTCCCCATCGTGGCCGCGCCCAGAGCGGCGCCGTCCCCGACGCCGTCTCCTCTGGAGCccgagacgccgccgccgccgccgaaaccGCGTCCATCGCCGCCActcccgccgccacctcgccctCCACCGGTAGCACCACCTCGTGCTCCTGATTATGAACGGCCGCCGCTACAAGCTCCATGGCAACCGCCTCCACGACCAACTCATCCTCCAAGTTATACCGAACCGGCGCCGCCAATTCCAACGCGACCGCCTCCACCCCCACCTCCTCTTCCAAGTTATTctacgccgccgctgccgctccggcctccgtcgccgccgcctcgtcggcctccatctccgccgccagcaccaccaccgccacctccaaagTACGAGCAGCCACCAATTCGGCGTCCATCACCACCACCCGCGCCGCCTCGTCAAACTTACTCTGACAAGCCGCCGCGTCAGCCTCCGTCACCCCCACCCCTGCCGCCATCACCTCGCCTTCCTCCTCACTATAAGCTGCCGCCGGCTCAGGCTCCACGTCCATCAccaccgccggcaccaccaCGCCCTCCTATTATCGCAGAGCCACCGCCTCCACCCAAAGCACCTCAGCCTTCTATTTATTCATACCTGCCACCGCCGCAGCAGCCTCCACTACCAGCTCCGGCGAAGCCCGCCATTGACGAGCGGACAAAGACCGCCCCCGCGGAGCCGAAGCCGTCGCCGTTGCCACATGGGACGCCAGCTGCTGTTCCGGGGCAAATGGAACCTGCCTTGCCGGATATAACAATCGCTGTGTCACTACCTTCTCCGGCATCTCCGCCTACTCGGCAAGATGTTACTTCTCCGGCAGCCCCGCCTCCTCGTCTACCGGAGGAGAAGAAGAGCAATAAAAGGAAGGGGACGGAGGAGGCGGGTGGTCCGTCAGGGAAGAGCCAAGCGCGGGCGGTGGGAGATGCTCCGGTGACGACGATGGTGCCGCAGCCGGAGCCTGCAAGGCAGCTGCTGGTGAACGctgtcgcggcggcggccgtcctcgTGGGGATCATCTGGACGGCGTGGCGCAACCTCAGCAGCTGA
- the LOC120700188 gene encoding putative F-box/LRR-repeat protein At4g13960 isoform X3 — translation MVNGCSGAAELAPSAGTPGAHFTRRPSRPPRRSPVAQLPSPLAAAAARNPRSVDARSLLDGMPRAESKRAACCDGIDVLPDEVLQHILGFLEAQESVRTCVLARRWRHLWKSATGLRIAADEGEFLGSVEKLCDFVDSLLRHRGGSPLHTCKLRFTSFGQVMSDCLYKHDDRLMRLVNTWFWHAVRCQVRVLSLKAYDTGRFLQEPTLALEDRPIDSRHLMRLDLYSVVVGRRFVNFSNCPSLEHLKFRSCYFEPENDSRLHICAPSLVSLLLDDIWGLISSLESMPSLLKAAVTTENSWESCDRGDCNCEFCHNSYSIGDDTGSNDCVLLKGLSEAKDLALISGPETFIFKRDLRWCPMFSNLKTLLLNDYWCVPDDFRSLVCILEHPPILEKLTLELFSKKHRQQREREASLRPMEGSAVILEHLKIIEVRCHAVDERICKLTLFLCLSFT, via the exons ATGGTGAACGGCTGCAGCGGCGCCGCGGAGCTCGCGCCCTCCGCTGGTACGCCCGGCGCCCACTTCACTCGCCGGCCGTCTCGtcctccgcgccgctcgccggttgCCCAACTCCCGtcaccgctcgccgccgccgccgcccgaaacCCCCG CAGCGTCGACGCCCGCAGCCTGCTCGACGGAATGCCTCGTGCCGAGAGCAAGAGAGCGGCTTGCTGCGACGGCATTGATGTCCTCCCGGACGAAGTTCTGCAGCACATCCTCGGCTTCCTGGAGGCGCAGGAGTCCGTGCGGACCTGCGTGCTTgcccgccgctggcgccacctCTGGAAGTCGGCCACGGGCCTGCGCATTGCCGCGGACGAGGGCGAGTTCTTGGGGTCCGTGGAAAAGCTCTGCGATTTTGTGGACAGTCTACTGCGACACCGCGGAGGCTCGCCTCTCCATACGTGCAAGCTCCGGTTCACTTCGTTCGGGCAGGTTATGTCAGATTGCTTATACAAACATGACGACCGCTTGATGCGCCTTGTGAACACCTGGTTCTGGCATGCTGTAAGGTGCCAGGTTCGTGTCCTCAGCCTCAAAGCATATGACACTGGTCGTTTCCTACAAGAACCCACCCTTGCTCTAGAGGACAGACCTATCGACTCCCGGCACCTGATGAGGCTAGATCTTTACAGCGTGGTGGTTGGCAGGAGGTTCGTTAATTTCTCCAACTGTCCGTCTTTGGAGCACCTAAAGTTTCGGAGCTGTTATTTTGAGCCGGAGAATGATTCACGCCTTCATATTTGTGCGCCAAGTCTGGTTTCACTACTTCTAGATGACATTTGGGGTCTGATTTCCTCGCTTGAGAGCATGCCATCGTTACTGAAGGCTGCTGTAACAACTGAGAATTCTTGGGAATCTTGTGACCGTGGCGATTGTAACTGTGAGTTCTGTCACAATTCTTATAGTATAGGTGATGACACTGGCAGTAACGATTGTGTGCTACTAAAAGGTTTATCCGAAGCTAAGGATTTGGCATTGATTTCTGGACCTGAAACG TTTATTTTCAAGAGGGATTTGAGATGGTGTCCGATGTTCAGTAATTTAAAGACCTTGTTGCTCAATGACTACTGGTGTGTGCCTGACGACTTCCGTTCTCTGGTTTGTATTCTTGAACACCCACCAATTCTAGAGAAGCTCACTCTTGAACTCTTTTCCAAG AAGCATAGACAACAAAGGGAAAGGGAAGCAAGTCTCAGACCGATGGAGGGATCAGCTGTAATTTTGGAACACCTTAAGATAATCGAAGTCAGATGTCATGCTGTTGATGAGAGGATTTGTAAACTTACCTTATTCCTGT gtttgAGCTTTACCTAG
- the LOC120700188 gene encoding putative F-box/LRR-repeat protein At4g13960 isoform X1: MVNGCSGAAELAPSAGTPGAHFTRRPSRPPRRSPVAQLPSPLAAAAARNPRSVDARSLLDGMPRAESKRAACCDGIDVLPDEVLQHILGFLEAQESVRTCVLARRWRHLWKSATGLRIAADEGEFLGSVEKLCDFVDSLLRHRGGSPLHTCKLRFTSFGQVMSDCLYKHDDRLMRLVNTWFWHAVRCQVRVLSLKAYDTGRFLQEPTLALEDRPIDSRHLMRLDLYSVVVGRRFVNFSNCPSLEHLKFRSCYFEPENDSRLHICAPSLVSLLLDDIWGLISSLESMPSLLKAAVTTENSWESCDRGDCNCEFCHNSYSIGDDTGSNDCVLLKGLSEAKDLALISGPETFIFKRDLRWCPMFSNLKTLLLNDYWCVPDDFRSLVCILEHPPILEKLTLELFSKKHRQQREREASLRPMEGSAVILEHLKIIEVRCHAVDERICKLTLFLCAFHIRLSFT; this comes from the exons ATGGTGAACGGCTGCAGCGGCGCCGCGGAGCTCGCGCCCTCCGCTGGTACGCCCGGCGCCCACTTCACTCGCCGGCCGTCTCGtcctccgcgccgctcgccggttgCCCAACTCCCGtcaccgctcgccgccgccgccgcccgaaacCCCCG CAGCGTCGACGCCCGCAGCCTGCTCGACGGAATGCCTCGTGCCGAGAGCAAGAGAGCGGCTTGCTGCGACGGCATTGATGTCCTCCCGGACGAAGTTCTGCAGCACATCCTCGGCTTCCTGGAGGCGCAGGAGTCCGTGCGGACCTGCGTGCTTgcccgccgctggcgccacctCTGGAAGTCGGCCACGGGCCTGCGCATTGCCGCGGACGAGGGCGAGTTCTTGGGGTCCGTGGAAAAGCTCTGCGATTTTGTGGACAGTCTACTGCGACACCGCGGAGGCTCGCCTCTCCATACGTGCAAGCTCCGGTTCACTTCGTTCGGGCAGGTTATGTCAGATTGCTTATACAAACATGACGACCGCTTGATGCGCCTTGTGAACACCTGGTTCTGGCATGCTGTAAGGTGCCAGGTTCGTGTCCTCAGCCTCAAAGCATATGACACTGGTCGTTTCCTACAAGAACCCACCCTTGCTCTAGAGGACAGACCTATCGACTCCCGGCACCTGATGAGGCTAGATCTTTACAGCGTGGTGGTTGGCAGGAGGTTCGTTAATTTCTCCAACTGTCCGTCTTTGGAGCACCTAAAGTTTCGGAGCTGTTATTTTGAGCCGGAGAATGATTCACGCCTTCATATTTGTGCGCCAAGTCTGGTTTCACTACTTCTAGATGACATTTGGGGTCTGATTTCCTCGCTTGAGAGCATGCCATCGTTACTGAAGGCTGCTGTAACAACTGAGAATTCTTGGGAATCTTGTGACCGTGGCGATTGTAACTGTGAGTTCTGTCACAATTCTTATAGTATAGGTGATGACACTGGCAGTAACGATTGTGTGCTACTAAAAGGTTTATCCGAAGCTAAGGATTTGGCATTGATTTCTGGACCTGAAACG TTTATTTTCAAGAGGGATTTGAGATGGTGTCCGATGTTCAGTAATTTAAAGACCTTGTTGCTCAATGACTACTGGTGTGTGCCTGACGACTTCCGTTCTCTGGTTTGTATTCTTGAACACCCACCAATTCTAGAGAAGCTCACTCTTGAACTCTTTTCCAAG AAGCATAGACAACAAAGGGAAAGGGAAGCAAGTCTCAGACCGATGGAGGGATCAGCTGTAATTTTGGAACACCTTAAGATAATCGAAGTCAGATGTCATGCTGTTGATGAGAGGATTTGTAAACTTACCTTATTCCTGTGTGCGTTTCACATAC gtttgAGCTTTACCTAG
- the LOC120700188 gene encoding putative F-box/LRR-repeat protein At4g13960 isoform X2, which yields MVNGCSGAAELAPSAGTPGAHFTRRPSRPPRRSPVAQLPSPLAAAAARNPRVDARSLLDGMPRAESKRAACCDGIDVLPDEVLQHILGFLEAQESVRTCVLARRWRHLWKSATGLRIAADEGEFLGSVEKLCDFVDSLLRHRGGSPLHTCKLRFTSFGQVMSDCLYKHDDRLMRLVNTWFWHAVRCQVRVLSLKAYDTGRFLQEPTLALEDRPIDSRHLMRLDLYSVVVGRRFVNFSNCPSLEHLKFRSCYFEPENDSRLHICAPSLVSLLLDDIWGLISSLESMPSLLKAAVTTENSWESCDRGDCNCEFCHNSYSIGDDTGSNDCVLLKGLSEAKDLALISGPETFIFKRDLRWCPMFSNLKTLLLNDYWCVPDDFRSLVCILEHPPILEKLTLELFSKKHRQQREREASLRPMEGSAVILEHLKIIEVRCHAVDERICKLTLFLCAFHIRLSFT from the exons ATGGTGAACGGCTGCAGCGGCGCCGCGGAGCTCGCGCCCTCCGCTGGTACGCCCGGCGCCCACTTCACTCGCCGGCCGTCTCGtcctccgcgccgctcgccggttgCCCAACTCCCGtcaccgctcgccgccgccgccgcccgaaacCCCCG CGTCGACGCCCGCAGCCTGCTCGACGGAATGCCTCGTGCCGAGAGCAAGAGAGCGGCTTGCTGCGACGGCATTGATGTCCTCCCGGACGAAGTTCTGCAGCACATCCTCGGCTTCCTGGAGGCGCAGGAGTCCGTGCGGACCTGCGTGCTTgcccgccgctggcgccacctCTGGAAGTCGGCCACGGGCCTGCGCATTGCCGCGGACGAGGGCGAGTTCTTGGGGTCCGTGGAAAAGCTCTGCGATTTTGTGGACAGTCTACTGCGACACCGCGGAGGCTCGCCTCTCCATACGTGCAAGCTCCGGTTCACTTCGTTCGGGCAGGTTATGTCAGATTGCTTATACAAACATGACGACCGCTTGATGCGCCTTGTGAACACCTGGTTCTGGCATGCTGTAAGGTGCCAGGTTCGTGTCCTCAGCCTCAAAGCATATGACACTGGTCGTTTCCTACAAGAACCCACCCTTGCTCTAGAGGACAGACCTATCGACTCCCGGCACCTGATGAGGCTAGATCTTTACAGCGTGGTGGTTGGCAGGAGGTTCGTTAATTTCTCCAACTGTCCGTCTTTGGAGCACCTAAAGTTTCGGAGCTGTTATTTTGAGCCGGAGAATGATTCACGCCTTCATATTTGTGCGCCAAGTCTGGTTTCACTACTTCTAGATGACATTTGGGGTCTGATTTCCTCGCTTGAGAGCATGCCATCGTTACTGAAGGCTGCTGTAACAACTGAGAATTCTTGGGAATCTTGTGACCGTGGCGATTGTAACTGTGAGTTCTGTCACAATTCTTATAGTATAGGTGATGACACTGGCAGTAACGATTGTGTGCTACTAAAAGGTTTATCCGAAGCTAAGGATTTGGCATTGATTTCTGGACCTGAAACG TTTATTTTCAAGAGGGATTTGAGATGGTGTCCGATGTTCAGTAATTTAAAGACCTTGTTGCTCAATGACTACTGGTGTGTGCCTGACGACTTCCGTTCTCTGGTTTGTATTCTTGAACACCCACCAATTCTAGAGAAGCTCACTCTTGAACTCTTTTCCAAG AAGCATAGACAACAAAGGGAAAGGGAAGCAAGTCTCAGACCGATGGAGGGATCAGCTGTAATTTTGGAACACCTTAAGATAATCGAAGTCAGATGTCATGCTGTTGATGAGAGGATTTGTAAACTTACCTTATTCCTGTGTGCGTTTCACATAC gtttgAGCTTTACCTAG